In Labilithrix sp., a single genomic region encodes these proteins:
- the boxB gene encoding benzoyl-CoA 2,3-epoxidase subunit BoxB, with product MSTVVNDTKIPNNVDLSSDKRLQRALEAWQPNFLSWWNEMGPFGFQKDDIFLRTAISVTSDGWAHFDYVKMPDYRWGIFLADPVADRKIGFGDHLGEPVWREVPGEHRNALRRIIVTQGDTEPASVEQQRLLGHSCPSVYDLRNLFQVNVEEGRHLWAMVYLLHTYFGRDGREEAEALLQRRSGDPDKPRILGAFNEPCTDWLSFFMFTFFTDRDGKFQLLALAESAFDPLSRTTRFMLTEEAHHMFVGETGVLRVVDRTAQQMAEKKLETPDQVRAQGLIDLPTMQKYLNLWYSLSLDLFGGEISSNAATYFATGMKGRAKEDQFEDHAALTGAYAMDVMKDGKLVKEDVAMRNAMNEVLRDAYVEDCQRGVDKWNRTIAAHGIPFQLSLPSRRFHRHIGIYAGVSFDPAGNPISKDAFEAKKDEWLPSDADKQYVQSLMQKPVFEPKQMANWIAAPKQGIKGRPVDFEYVRREA from the coding sequence ATGTCGACCGTCGTCAACGACACCAAGATTCCGAACAACGTCGACCTCTCGTCCGACAAGCGACTTCAGCGCGCGCTCGAGGCCTGGCAACCGAACTTCCTCTCGTGGTGGAACGAGATGGGCCCGTTCGGCTTTCAGAAGGACGACATCTTCCTTCGCACCGCGATCAGCGTGACGAGCGACGGCTGGGCCCATTTCGATTACGTGAAAATGCCGGATTACCGCTGGGGCATTTTCCTCGCCGACCCGGTCGCCGATCGCAAAATCGGCTTTGGCGATCACCTCGGCGAGCCGGTCTGGAGAGAGGTCCCCGGCGAGCACCGCAACGCGCTCCGCCGCATCATCGTGACCCAGGGCGACACCGAGCCCGCGAGCGTCGAGCAGCAGCGCCTCCTCGGCCACTCGTGCCCGAGCGTCTACGACCTCCGCAACCTGTTCCAGGTCAACGTCGAGGAGGGCCGTCACCTCTGGGCGATGGTCTATCTCCTCCACACCTATTTCGGCCGCGACGGCCGCGAGGAGGCGGAGGCGCTCCTCCAGCGCCGCTCCGGCGATCCCGACAAGCCGCGCATCCTCGGCGCGTTCAACGAGCCGTGCACGGACTGGCTCTCCTTCTTCATGTTCACGTTCTTCACCGACCGTGACGGCAAGTTCCAGCTCCTCGCCCTCGCCGAGAGCGCGTTCGATCCGCTCTCGCGCACGACGCGCTTCATGCTGACGGAGGAGGCGCATCACATGTTCGTCGGCGAGACGGGCGTGCTCCGCGTCGTCGACCGCACCGCGCAGCAGATGGCGGAGAAGAAGCTCGAGACGCCGGACCAGGTCCGCGCGCAGGGCCTCATCGATCTCCCGACGATGCAGAAGTACCTGAACCTCTGGTACTCGCTCTCGCTCGACCTCTTCGGCGGCGAGATCAGCTCGAACGCGGCGACCTACTTCGCGACCGGCATGAAGGGCCGCGCGAAGGAGGACCAGTTCGAGGACCACGCCGCGCTCACCGGCGCGTACGCGATGGACGTCATGAAGGACGGCAAGCTCGTGAAGGAGGACGTCGCGATGCGCAACGCGATGAACGAGGTCCTCCGCGACGCGTACGTCGAGGACTGCCAGCGCGGCGTCGACAAGTGGAACCGCACCATCGCGGCCCACGGCATCCCGTTCCAGCTCTCGCTCCCGAGCCGCCGCTTCCACCGCCACATCGGCATCTACGCCGGCGTCTCCTTCGACCCCGCGGGCAACCCCATCTCGAAGGACGCGTTCGAGGCGAAGAAGGACGAGTGGCTCCCGTCCGACGCGGACAAGCAATACGTCCAGAGCCTGATGCAGAAGCCCGTCTTC